The DNA segment TAACGAAACGCCGCCCACAACTGACGACATGCATTGCTGAAAAATGGCGTCGACTCGTGGCGATATCGGCTCCAACGCTCAATCAAGGCAATATCGCGCCGATGGCGATAGCTGGTTAAGCGGACAATCGTCGATTCGATGGGATTAAGCTGTCGACCACGGCAACGATTGAGCCAAGCACGCAGAGCATTCAATCCATTAAATCGTTGATACCAGGGCGATAAGTTAGCCGCGCTGCTATTCAATACAAATAGGTGCTTTATCTGCTCCGGGCGCTGCTTAGCCATTTCCATGGCGAGCATGCCGCCCATCGATAAGCCCAGCAGATAAAAGGCTTGTCCCGCTAATTGCTCATCCAATTGTTGCCATACCGAGCTGGCATATTCAGCGATAGTTAAAGGGCTGGCTTGGTGAGTGAGGATCCCATTGCCGGGCAAGTCAGGGGTGAACACTCTGCAACCCTTTTGCCTTAACCTTTGGTCAAAGCCATTCCAATGGCGTTGATCCCGCATTAAGCCCCTGAGTAATACCCAAGTTGTCATCAAAAACGCTCCCGATACCAAAACTGCTGCGCACTCTGTGTAAGTTGTGTGAGATGTTCGGGCGTCAGCCCTTCTAATTCCCGTGCATACGCCGCCTCCATCAAGAACTGCATCAGTACTGTGTGCCGACGTAAAATCCTGTGGTGTCTGTGTGTTTTTTGCGGATTAAAAAACCCCGCAAAATTAAATATTTGCCTTGGATTTTTTTTAATCCATGCCCACGAGCCCATCTCTAAGGTCAAAGGTAAGAATGGAATATTTGCTTGAGGATCTTGGGCATGATGCTGGCGATACAAGTAATCCCAAATATCACCATGGGTGCGATAAAACTGGCTCTGGGGCGCAAGCCGATAATGGCCATGATGGGGATAGCTAGCTTCAAATAATTGCTTTAAGTGATAAATGAAGTGGGCATTTTCAAAGGACGCGCGCGTGTGGGCATAGGGAAACCAGATATGATCCGTCAAACCAAAACCAGAATGCGCATCGAGGGAAATGAGACTGGTGCTTTGTCTAAGCAATTGTTGCACATAAGCCACCAGCCCCGCGGTTTCGAGCTCCATACCGCCAAGACCACGAAACCAAGGCAACTTAGAGGAGAGCCGCTGCCCTCCAACCATAAAAGACACTTTTTCCCGGGACTCTATCGGGGCATTGCGCATCAAGTCGACCTGATTTCCATTACCGCGACTCCCCAGCAGTAACCCGACGGGATTCACCACAGGGACAAAGGCTAAGCGGATGTCTGTTAATAACGCTTGTAGGTGTTTGTCCCACGCAAGGCGCTGCAACAGGCTGTTAAGCAAAGCT comes from the Shewanella mangrovisoli genome and includes:
- a CDS encoding alpha/beta fold hydrolase; the protein is MTTWVLLRGLMRDQRHWNGFDQRLRQKGCRVFTPDLPGNGILTHQASPLTIAEYASSVWQQLDEQLAGQAFYLLGLSMGGMLAMEMAKQRPEQIKHLFVLNSSAANLSPWYQRFNGLNALRAWLNRCRGRQLNPIESTIVRLTSYRHRRDIALIERWSRYRHESTPFFSNACRQLWAAFRYRCPASLTVPVSILSGDRDALVNIQTSRALAQQFKVDLVVLAYCGHDITIDAPAKLAHYLFEIISLEQGDGSASFADCGDLLDEETAFHEARLVQSLPNYLSALPTDVE
- a CDS encoding M14 family metallopeptidase; the protein is MNNIPFELDTLSQLIDNHHLKLKYQVLADIPFRHQHFPLYSVELGVTERSCPTVLFVGGVHGVERIGSQVILALLNSLLQRLAWDKHLQALLTDIRLAFVPVVNPVGLLLGSRGNGNQVDLMRNAPIESREKVSFMVGGQRLSSKLPWFRGLGGMELETAGLVAYVQQLLRQSTSLISLDAHSGFGLTDHIWFPYAHTRASFENAHFIYHLKQLFEASYPHHGHYRLAPQSQFYRTHGDIWDYLYRQHHAQDPQANIPFLPLTLEMGSWAWIKKNPRQIFNFAGFFNPQKTHRHHRILRRHTVLMQFLMEAAYARELEGLTPEHLTQLTQSAQQFWYRERF